The following proteins are encoded in a genomic region of Vanessa tameamea isolate UH-Manoa-2023 chromosome 4, ilVanTame1 primary haplotype, whole genome shotgun sequence:
- the LOC113394336 gene encoding succinate dehydrogenase assembly factor 4, mitochondrial-like — MMSRFNNIISTTCTKVSSINCSLISKYSQKSQSETEENLENAKKAESKRLAEFRKKLRETTPIKDLGEQAEMQPPKENPLPAWPNDTNPHTGEVGGPRGPEPTRYGDWERKGRVSDF; from the exons atgatGTCAAGATTTAACAATATCATTAGTACAACTTGTACTAAAG tttcgtCTATTAATTGTTCATTGATAAGTAAGTATTCTCAAAAGTCACAGTCGGAGACCGAAGAAAATTTAGAGAATGCCAAAAAAGCAGAATCTAAAAGATTAGCAGAATTTAGGAAGAAATTAAGAGAAACAACGCCAATAAAAGATTTAGGCGAACAAGCAGAAATGCAACCACCAAAGGAAAACCCTTTGCCTGCATGGCCTAATGATACAAATCCTCATACTGGAGAAGTTGGTGGACCGCGAGGTCCAGAGCCAACCAGATATGGTGACTGGGAAAGAAAAGGCAGAGTCTCtgatttttag
- the L(2)37cb gene encoding pre-mRNA-splicing factor ATP-dependent RNA helicase DHX16, whose translation MDKHGKRHYSSSDSDSVEENRLKDIKERDEFATRLRKRDENKVKKVAESSSKRSYEEAAKRLKLEAEDRDKILPKLRVQSRRKYLQKRKDDKVIELEDDIADDEYLFDESILTEKEKKDREHKKTILQLAKEHEKARELENVQRYHMPQDLGKGEKGEYIEVDENEKLPHSEQRKWEQEQIKSAFFKFGAKDAKGHDEYELLLDEQIDFIQALQLEGNKEKEEEEKISEHQKVRLTIEETKKSLPVFPFREALIEAIKNYQILIVEGETGSGKTTQIPQYLNEAGFTKDGKKIGCTQPRRVAAMSVAARVAQEMNVKLGNEVGYSIRFEDCTSDRTVIKYMTDGTLHREFLSEPDLASYSVMIIDEAHERTLHTDILFGLVKDITRFRPDLKLLISSATLDAEKFSTFFDDAPIFRIPGRRFPVDIYYTKAPEADYIDACVVTVLQIHATQPLGDVLVFLTGQEEIETCVEMLQERTKRIGKKLKELVILPVYANLPSDMQAKIFEPTPEGARKVVLATNIAETSVTIDNIIYVIDPGFAKQNNFNSKTGMESLMVVPISKASANQRAGRAGRVAPGKCFRLYTAWAYKYELEDNTVPEIQRINLGNAVLTLKALGINDLIHFDFLDPPPHETLVLALEQLYALGALNHHGELTKAGRRMAEFPTDPMLAKMLLASEKYKCSEEVVTIAAMLSVNSSVFYRPKDKIIHADTARKNFFHPHGDHLTLMNVYNQWVESEFSVQWCYENFIQYRSMKRARDVREQLVGLMERVEIEMVSSLADDANIRKAITAGYFYHIAKFSKGGHYKTVKHNQTVMIHPNSALFEELPRWLIYHELVFTSKEFMRQVTEIESKWLLEVAPHYYKAKELEDSTNKKMPKTVGKSALST comes from the exons ATGGATAAACACGGAAAGCGACATTATTCATCTTCGGACTCAGACAGTGTTGAAGAGAATcgtttaaaagatattaaagaGAGAGATGAATTCGCCACAAGACTTAGAAAACGTGATGAAAATAAGGTGAAAAAAGTCGCCGAAAGCTCTAGCAAAAGATCATACGAAGAAGCAGCAAAACGGTTAAAATTGGAAGCCGAAGACCGGGATAAAATATTACCTAAGCTGCGCGTCCAATCCCGGcgcaaatatttacaaaagagaAAGGATGACAAAGTTATTGAATTAGAAGATGACATAGCAGATgacgaatatttatttgatgaaaGCAT actaacagaaaaagaaaaaaaggatagagaacacaaaaaaacaatattacagtTGGCCAAAGAACATGAAAAGGCCCGAGAATTGGAAAATGTGCAAAGGTATCATATGCCACAGGATCTTGGAAAGGGTGAAAAAG gGGAGTACATAGAAGTGGATGAAAATGAAAAGTTGCCACATTCTGAACAACGGAAATGGGAGCAAGAGCAAATAAAAtctgctttttttaaatttggggCAAAGGATGCAAAAGGTCATGATGAATATGAACTACTGTTGGATGAACAGATTGATTTTATTCAAGCTCTACAATTGGaaggaaataaagaaaaagaagaagaagaaaaaatatctgAACATCAAAAAGTTCGTTTAACAATAGAAGAGACAAAGAAGTCCCTGCCGGTTTTCCCTTTTAGAGAAGCCCTTattgaagcaataaaaaattatcagaTATTAATAGTGGAGGGAGAAACTGGTTCAGGTAAAACAACACAGATTCCTCAATATCTCAATGAAGCTGGATTTACAAAAGATGGTAAAAAAATTGGTTGCACTCAACCTAGAAGAGTTGCTGCAATGTCAGTTGCAGCTAGAGTGGCTCAAGAAATGAATGTCAAATTAGGAAATGAAGTTGGCTACAGTATTCGTTTTGAGGATTGCACTTCAGACAGGACTGTAATCAAATATATGACAGATGGAACACTACACAGAGAATTCTTATCCGAACCTGATTTAGCATCATATAGTGTGATGATTATCGATGAAGCTCATGAGCGAACACTACATACAGACATTTTATTTGGTCTTGTGAAAGATATCACAAGATTTAGACcagatttaaaattacttatatcaaGTGCTACATTAGATGCTGAGAAATTTTCTACATTTTTTGATGATGCTCCAATATTTAGAATTCCTGGCAGACGGTTTCCTGttgacatatattatacaaaagcaCCAGAAGCAGATTATATTGATGCTTGTGTGGTAACAGTGTTGCAAATACATGCCACTCAACCACTTGGTGATGTACTAGTTTTTTTGACAGGTCAAGAAGAGATTGAAACCTGTGTAGAAATGTTACAAGAAAGAACAAAAAGaattggaaaaaaattaaaagaacttGTTATATTACCAGTTTATGCAAACTTGCCTAGTGACATGCAAGCGAAAATTTTTGAACCTACTCCTGAAGGCGCAAGAAAAGTTGTGCTTGCCACTAATATTGCTGAGACATCAGTaacaattgataatattatctatGTTATTGATCCAGGTTTtgctaaacaaaataatttcaactctAAAACTGGTATGGAAAGTCTAATGGttgttccaatttcaaaagCATCAGCAAATCAAAGAGCTGGTAGAGCAGGAAGAGTTGCCCCTGGTAAATGCTTTAGATTGTACACAGCATGGGCATATAAATATGAACTAGAGGACAATACTGTACCTGAAATTCAAAGAATAAATTTAGGAAATGCAGTGCTTACATTAAAAGCTTTGGGTATCAATGATcttatacattttgattttctaGACCCTCCGCCACATGAAACATTAGTGCTAGCTTTAGAGCAACTATATGCTCTAGGTGCACTTAATCATCATGGGGAATTGACAAAAGCTGGTAGACGTATGGCAGAATTTCCTACTGATCCTATGCTTGCAAAAATGTTATTAGCCAGTGAAAA GTATAAGTGTTCAGAAGAAGTTGTAACAATAGCGGCCATGTTATCTGTTAATAGTTCAGTATTTTACAGgccaaaagataaaataatacatgcAGATACAGCaagaaaaaacttttttcatcCTCATGGAGATCATTTAACATTAATGAATGTCTATAATCAGTGGGTTGAATCAGAATTTTCAGTCCAATGgtgttatgaaaattttattcagtACAGGTCCATGAAGAGAGCTCGTGATGTTCGTGAGCAGTTAGTGGGACTTATGGAGAGAGTTGAAATTGAAATGGTTTCCAGCTTAGCAGATGATGCCAATATTCGTAAAGCCATTACTGCAGGCTATTTTTATCACATTGCTAAATTTTCTAAAGGAGGTCACTATAAAACTGTTAAGCATAACCAA ACTGTTATGATTCATCCAAATAGTGCTTTATTTGAAGAATTACCAAGATGGTTAATATACCATGAACTTGTATTTACATCAAAGGAATTTATGCGACAAGTTACAGAAATAGAAAGCAAGTGGCTCTTGGAAGTTGCTCCACATTATTACAAGGCAAAAGAATTGGAAGAttcaactaataaaaaaatgccaaaAACTGTTGGTAAATCAGCTCTTAGTAcctaa